The following nucleotide sequence is from Mucilaginibacter sp. cycad4.
TATTTACTTCATCAAACGGTTTGACAGGAAGATAAACTGGTGCTTTTGCCCTAACGCAAACCTTTATATTGAAGGGCGTTTACCTAAAATTGATCTTTTTGTTGACCAGGGTTTTAATATTACCCTTGGTACCGATAGCCTTGCATCAAACAGCAAATTATGCTTACTGAGCGAGATGCGCGCTATTCAGCAAAAGTTCCCTTCCATAAGCTTACCCCGCCTGGTGGAATGGGGCACCCGTAACGGTGCCCAGTACCTGGGTATCGACGATGAAAAAGGCACGCTTGAGGCAGGCAAAACCCCGGGCCTGAACCTGATCAGCGGCCTCGATGGATTTAAGATTACTCCCGAAACCAAAGTAAAGAAACTGATATAAAAAAGAAAAACCGACAGCGCTGCCGGTTTTTCTTTTTTAGTTGAATAGTTACCGACGTAAAAAATACCGTCATGTTGAACTTGTTTCAACACCTCAATTGCTAAGCCGCCCGCTAATCAAATCTTATACCTCTATCCTATGGGGTGTTGAAACAAGTTCAACATGACGAACGGGTGTGAGATTATTATATTATCCTTTACTCACCGGCACTGTCAAATGGATAGTGACTTCGGGCGGCGTACCGCTCCTGTCAATACCATATTTTGGAGGCTGTACTTTAAAATCTCCTTTAAAAGTTCCTTCGCTCCCTTTTTCATCAAACGTAAAATGGATCGATTCGGGGTTAGTTTTACCTTTCATGGTTAGCTTGCCGCTGGCTACATAGCCATTACCGCTTTTTGATACCGAGGTTGATTCGAACCTGATGGTTGGATAATCATCAGCGCCAAGGGCCGATTTTACGTGGCTGGTTTTAATAAAAAAACCGGTTGCCGCGGTTGTAACATCAATAGTTGCCGAAATTTTAGCTTGTTCGGGATGGTCTTTATCAAATGTTATATCGGCTTTTAAACCGCTGAATGAACCGCTTACCCTGTGGCCTTCAAAAGTTACCTGGGCTTCATCGCCCTTAACTTTCCAGTTGCCAAAAATAGCGAATGCCGAAAAGGTGGTAAGAGCAATGATCAGGGCAGAAAAAATAATTTTTTTCATAAAATAGATTTTTAGTGTTATATCAATCAATTAAACTGTGATGCGTTTTTTAGTAATTACGCTTGTTAAGTAAAACAGGTTGCTTAGCCGGAAAAAAGTTAACTTTGCGGTGTTTATGTGGAGGTCGTTAATTGTTTTCATATAATTCAATTAAACAATATTAATAATCAGGCTATCAGCTTTAGGCTTTGGGCATTCCGCTTTACAGCTTCTATTTAATATCCAATAAAACTGATGATAAAACATCTTAATATTACAGTTAAAGGCAAAGTGCAGGGCGTTTTTTTTCGTAAATCAACCAAAGCAGTTGCCGATCAGCTTGGCGTACGCGGTTTTGTATTGAATGAACCCAATGGCGATGTGTATATTGAAGCCGAAGCTGATGACACATTTCTTGATATGTTCATTGACTGGTGTAACGAAGGCCCTGAAGATGCAGAGGTAACTTTCATTGAAAGCCATGAAGGCGAATTGAAAAACTATCGTAATTTTGAGGTTGTTAAAAGACGTCTGTAATTAAATACAGACCCATTAAATCGAATATCTCCATTGTCTACTATAAAAAAATTCGCCGGGCAAACTGCTATATATGGTTTAAGTACTATCATTTCCCGAATGATCTACTTTGTTTTAACGCCGATTTATACCCGTACTTTACCGGTTAATGCCAATGGTGTTTTTACAACTGTATATGGAAGTGCTTCTATCATTAATGCCATTTTGGCTTTTGGTATGGAAACTACTTATTTCAGGTATCTGCAAAAACGTTCAGACAACAAACAGCAGGTTTATAATAACGCGTTTGGCGTTGTTATAATGGTATCAATAATATTTCTGGTTTTTTGTGTGCTGTTTTTAAATCCTATTGTCAATTACATGCAGGCCGGTGTCGCTAAAGATCATGCCGACTATACTTTTTACGTAAAATGCTTCCTTGTGATTTTAG
It contains:
- a CDS encoding acylphosphatase, which translates into the protein MKHLNITVKGKVQGVFFRKSTKAVADQLGVRGFVLNEPNGDVYIEAEADDTFLDMFIDWCNEGPEDAEVTFIESHEGELKNYRNFEVVKRRL
- a CDS encoding YceI family protein; translated protein: MKKIIFSALIIALTTFSAFAIFGNWKVKGDEAQVTFEGHRVSGSFSGLKADITFDKDHPEQAKISATIDVTTAATGFFIKTSHVKSALGADDYPTIRFESTSVSKSGNGYVASGKLTMKGKTNPESIHFTFDEKGSEGTFKGDFKVQPPKYGIDRSGTPPEVTIHLTVPVSKG